A part of Melittangium boletus DSM 14713 genomic DNA contains:
- a CDS encoding imm11 family protein has translation MHDAMERHFFELTIDVYVPGRWYFKTPTTTSGDPIDNPWVFTSGKPIEPPGRLFVPLSRQGKPLDFTSAGVGLTPIVSARVASVFREMAPDDTQLFQVEVEGQSEPYHLLIAAREVRCIDDTACDEVRRWTSEDGRPDRVDEYHVISGLRIDKSKVGDARVFRPWGYHTALIVSGEIKEALERTGIVGGRFVEV, from the coding sequence ATGCATGACGCCATGGAACGACACTTCTTTGAGCTGACCATCGATGTTTACGTACCGGGACGCTGGTATTTCAAGACGCCGACCACCACGAGCGGCGACCCCATAGATAACCCCTGGGTATTCACCAGCGGAAAACCGATTGAACCTCCTGGGAGACTCTTCGTTCCGCTGTCTCGCCAGGGTAAACCGCTGGACTTCACTTCGGCGGGAGTGGGGCTTACCCCTATCGTCAGCGCACGGGTGGCGTCCGTATTCCGCGAGATGGCACCTGACGACACACAACTTTTTCAGGTTGAGGTCGAAGGGCAGAGCGAGCCGTACCATCTCCTGATCGCGGCGCGAGAGGTACGGTGCATCGATGACACCGCGTGTGACGAGGTGCGGCGCTGGACATCAGAGGATGGGCGGCCCGACAGAGTCGATGAATACCACGTCATTTCCGGCCTGCGCATTGACAAGTCGAAGGTCGGTGATGCCCGCGTGTTCAGGCCCTGGGGCTACCATACGGCGCTCATCGTCAGTGGGGAGATCAAGGAAGCCCTGGAGCGAACGGGAATCGTGGGCGGACGGTTCGTCGAGGTCTGA
- a CDS encoding YqjF family protein, whose protein sequence is MKAVHSFLEFRVSESPADIDRIAPTRRPDERPVMYQRWRHLLFLHWSLPVEVLAPLLPDGLTLDTFEGRAWVGLVPFTMRGVRPRGLPAVGFLSNFHETNVRTYVHFQGKDPGVWFFSLEAANAIAVRLARAWFKLPYHYARMSLDIGPGGESFAYRSERRWPPPAPATCSVRCTPRGPAAPSIPGSFQHFLVERYFLYSHARGELYRGQVHHSPYQVRQADVEGLDETLLAASGLPRPPEAPLAHFSEGVDVEVFRLRRVEREPRYLLPSTVR, encoded by the coding sequence ATGAAGGCCGTGCATTCCTTCCTGGAGTTCCGCGTGTCCGAGAGCCCCGCAGACATCGATCGTATCGCTCCCACGCGCAGGCCGGATGAGCGACCCGTCATGTACCAGCGCTGGCGCCACCTGCTCTTCTTGCACTGGTCGCTGCCCGTGGAAGTCCTGGCGCCGTTGCTGCCCGACGGCCTGACGCTCGATACCTTCGAGGGCCGGGCCTGGGTGGGTCTGGTACCCTTCACGATGCGCGGCGTGCGGCCCCGAGGCTTGCCCGCCGTGGGTTTCCTGTCCAACTTCCACGAAACCAACGTGCGCACGTATGTGCATTTCCAGGGGAAGGATCCGGGTGTCTGGTTCTTCAGCCTGGAGGCCGCCAACGCCATCGCCGTGCGATTGGCTCGTGCCTGGTTCAAGTTGCCCTATCACTACGCGCGCATGTCCTTGGACATCGGTCCCGGAGGCGAGTCCTTCGCGTACCGCTCCGAGCGCCGCTGGCCCCCACCGGCGCCGGCCACCTGCTCCGTGCGCTGTACGCCCCGAGGGCCCGCCGCGCCCTCGATTCCGGGCTCGTTCCAGCACTTCCTCGTCGAGCGCTACTTCCTCTACTCCCACGCCCGTGGCGAGCTCTATCGTGGACAGGTCCACCACTCGCCCTACCAGGTGCGCCAGGCTGATGTGGAAGGTCTGGATGAAACGCTCCTGGCGGCTTCGGGTCTACCGCGTCCTCCCGAGGCGCCATTGGCCCATTTTTCCGAGGGCGTGGATGTCGAGGTGTTCCGACTGCGGCGCGTGGAGCGTGAGCCACGCTATCTGTTGCCATCGACAGTGCGGTAG
- a CDS encoding AHH domain-containing protein has protein sequence MKGLGIVALLLLLSSGCATTRVVNLDTGQGRLIAYTPIESDPVEIDDKEFKSAVARLVLDMELNIARGAPGQDGRYSLLASSGGIVDGVQGRQVPPSHDLGLFADGFPREPMARRTMALFFAFDTVWDGVAEAVGDLTNPAALRAMVVSLVGTALVMLVAPEPITKLLAIGLTASLIAYLGTGPVWNLGQGFLRLMEEAKNTRGLSELKDSGHRFGKVLGDNGARVLVIVALSALGGKSALAAQGPKMPGFAQAALRARTEGGFQLSGALAGEVRSIALPSAAVLNITLAPTAVAAVAMGPGSGIQGDPEGHIHHICTDKNDVSDASGGPWTPVFESYFEQAGMSLGDTANLVRIKGHKGPHPREYHEEVLRRIDLTMRGCRGAAQCRAVLVEELTNIARDLTTAGTKLRKLITRNPDA, from the coding sequence ATGAAGGGTCTAGGAATCGTCGCGTTGCTGCTGCTGCTCTCGTCGGGATGTGCGACGACACGGGTCGTTAACCTGGACACGGGCCAGGGACGACTGATTGCCTATACGCCAATCGAATCCGACCCGGTCGAGATTGACGACAAGGAGTTCAAGAGTGCCGTCGCGCGGCTCGTGCTCGACATGGAGCTGAACATCGCTCGTGGAGCGCCCGGGCAGGACGGCCGATACTCATTGCTCGCCTCCTCCGGAGGAATCGTCGACGGTGTACAGGGACGCCAGGTGCCCCCTTCACATGACCTGGGCCTGTTCGCGGATGGATTCCCGCGAGAACCCATGGCCCGGCGCACGATGGCGCTCTTCTTCGCCTTCGACACGGTCTGGGATGGAGTTGCGGAGGCGGTGGGAGACCTGACGAATCCGGCCGCGCTTCGGGCCATGGTTGTTTCCCTGGTCGGCACCGCGCTCGTCATGCTCGTCGCGCCCGAGCCGATCACGAAACTCCTCGCGATTGGATTGACGGCATCCTTGATCGCCTACCTGGGCACTGGCCCCGTGTGGAATCTCGGTCAGGGCTTCCTGCGTCTCATGGAGGAAGCGAAGAACACCCGAGGCCTCTCGGAGTTGAAGGACTCGGGACATCGCTTCGGAAAGGTGCTCGGAGACAACGGCGCGCGTGTCCTTGTCATCGTCGCGCTGAGCGCACTCGGAGGGAAGAGCGCCCTGGCCGCGCAGGGGCCCAAGATGCCGGGCTTCGCCCAAGCGGCGTTGAGAGCGCGAACCGAAGGTGGTTTCCAACTATCGGGGGCATTGGCCGGGGAGGTGCGGTCAATCGCCCTCCCCTCGGCCGCGGTGCTGAACATCACGCTCGCACCGACCGCTGTCGCGGCGGTTGCCATGGGGCCCGGCAGCGGGATTCAGGGAGACCCCGAAGGACACATCCACCACATCTGCACCGACAAGAACGACGTCTCCGACGCATCGGGCGGCCCCTGGACGCCGGTTTTCGAATCATATTTCGAGCAGGCTGGAATGAGCCTCGGTGACACCGCGAACCTGGTGCGGATCAAGGGGCACAAGGGACCGCACCCACGAGAGTACCACGAGGAAGTGCTCAGACGCATCGATCTGACCATGCGAGGATGTCGGGGTGCGGCCCAGTGTCGGGCCGTATTGGTCGAGGAATTGACAAACATCGCGAGAGACCTCACCACCGCGGGCACCAAGCTGCGGAAACTCATCACGAGAAATCCCGATGCATGA